The following are encoded in a window of Urocitellus parryii isolate mUroPar1 chromosome 7, mUroPar1.hap1, whole genome shotgun sequence genomic DNA:
- the Cryba1 gene encoding beta-crystallin A3 isoform X1: METQTVQRELETVPTTKMAQTNPMPGSLGPWKITIYDQENFQGKRMEFTSSCPNVSERSFDNVRSLKVECGAWIGYEHTSFCGQQFILERGEYPRWDAWSGSNAYHIERLMSFRPICSANHKESKITIFEKENFIGRQWEICDDYPSLQAMGWFNNEVGSMKIQSGAWVCYQYPGYRGYQYILECDHHGGDYKHWREWGSHAQTSQIQSIRRIQQ; encoded by the exons ATGGAGACCCAGACTGTGCAGCGGGAGCTGG AAACCGTTCCAACCACCAAGATGGCTCAGACCAACCCTATGCCTGGGTCCTTGGGGCCATGGAAG ATAACCATCTACGATCAGGAGAACTTCCAGGGCAAGAGGATGGAGTTCACCAGCTCCTGCCCAAATGTCTCTGAGCGCAGTTTTGATAATGTCAGGTCCCTCAAGGTGGAATGTGGCGC CTGGATTGGTTATGAGCATACCAGCTTCTGTGGGCAACAGTTTATCCTGGAGAGAGGAGAATACCCTCGATGGGATGCCTGGAGTGGGAGCAATGCCTACCACATTGAGCGTCTCATGTCCTTCCGCCCCATCTGTTCAGCT AATCACAAGGAGTCTAAGATTAccatttttgagaaagagaaCTTTATTGGACGACAGTGGGAAATCTGTGATGACTACCCCTCCTTGCAAGCCATGGGTTGGTTCAACAACGAAGTTGGTTCCATGAAGATACAAAGTGGGGC CTGGGTTTGCTACCAGTATCCTGGATATCGTGGTTATCAGTATATCTTGGAATGTGACCACCACGGAGGAGACTATAAACACTGGAGAGAGTGGGGTTCTCATGCCCAGACATCCCAAATCCAATCGATTCGACGTATCCAACAGTAG
- the Cryba1 gene encoding beta-crystallin A3 isoform X2: METQTVQRELETVPTTKMAQTNPMPGSLGPWKITIYDQENFQGKRMEFTSSCPNVSERSFDNVRSLKVECGAITRSLRLPFLRKRTLLDDSGKSVMTTPPCKPWVGSTTKLVP, translated from the exons ATGGAGACCCAGACTGTGCAGCGGGAGCTGG AAACCGTTCCAACCACCAAGATGGCTCAGACCAACCCTATGCCTGGGTCCTTGGGGCCATGGAAG ATAACCATCTACGATCAGGAGAACTTCCAGGGCAAGAGGATGGAGTTCACCAGCTCCTGCCCAAATGTCTCTGAGCGCAGTTTTGATAATGTCAGGTCCCTCAAGGTGGAATGTGGCGC AATCACAAGGAGTCTAAGATTAccatttttgagaaagagaaCTTTATTGGACGACAGTGGGAAATCTGTGATGACTACCCCTCCTTGCAAGCCATGGGTTGGTTCAACAACGAAGTTGGTTCCATGA